In Dolichospermum sp. DET69, the genomic stretch TTGTTGGCTCAGTGCTTTCATATAAAAAATCTTTGAGTTCCCGCCTTTTACTTGACATTCAGCACCTCCAAGGCTTCTTGAAAAAGTGCCTCATAATCACTTGCGGCTTCGGTTGCGGCTTTGCCTGACATTTGAAATACAGTACACCCCTGACCAGGGGCATCAGCGATACACTGTTTTTGATAGATAGCAGTTTTTAGTAAATGGGTTCCTGTGGCAATCAGAGCTTCTCTAGCTTCTCTCTCTAAGACTGTACCTTTGGTGGCTCGGCTCAAAAATAAAGCAGCTTTTGGATAACCAGAGCGCAATTCAGTCGCGTGTTTGATAAAACGCAAAATTTTATGACTGCTGTGTAAATCTAAGCCAGAAGGTTGGCAGGGAACTAAAGCAATATCACAACGAGCCAGTATTGCTTTAGTAGTTTCAGAAAGTGAACCAGGAGCATCAATCACCAAGGCTGAATACTGGATAGCTAAGTCAGGAATTTTTTCAAACAACTCTTCTGGGTCTTGAATGACTTGGTAAACCAGACCTAAAGATTTAGCCCAGACGGAACTACTTTGTTGGGCATCGGCATCAACCATTAGTGTTTTTTGGCGTTGACTAAACCAATAGGCCAGATGAACAGCCGCAGTTGATTTGCCTACGCCACCTTTTTGATTTGTAAAGGCAATAATCATAAAAATATATGGTAGGGGTCACTCGATTTTGGATTGACGTTAGCGCAGCGCGTATTTTGGACTTCGACTTCGCTCAGTCGAACGATTTTGGATTAACTCCACTCTAAAGTGTAGAAGCTCGAAGAAAATGGATTTGGGATTGACGTTAGCGAAGCATACGCAGCGCGGCGAGTATTTTTCTGCACTGAAGGACGGGGCTTTTACCAAATTTTTTTAATCTAAAATTGCCAGTAAATATAGCGAGAGGTAAAAGTCCTCAAAACGAACAGGACGATTATATCAATTCTATTAACTTAGTTTAGTTGTTTGTTTAGCAACCAAATATTGCTCAATCGCTTCACGAATCAAATCAGGTACTGTGCATTTTTCTAGATCAGCCAGATTTTTCAGATGCTGTTTCATCTGTGGATGCATCAATACTTTCACTTGTTCTGAAAGTGGCTCGTCTCTGCCATAGTCAAAGCGATACTTGATTCCAAAATCGGGATTACCACCAGGTCTCGCCATTAGTTGCACACTTATAACGACAATCTCAATTATATCGCAATTAGCATCAGACAAATACTTCTAAGCCAGATACTTTAATTGCGTGGTACTACGTTATAATTATGAAAATAACTAACCAGGAACGCAAGTGATATGGTTAATGCGCCGCTTGACAAGACTACCACTGTTATCAGTGAGAATTTGGCTGTTGATGCTAAAAATGGTGATGCTGTTAATACTACGATAGCAATATTTACTACTAAAGAACTAACTAAAGAAGAAGAGGGCGATCGCTTCCGGTTAGAGCGTCAAGTAGAGAGGGCGTTCTCCGAAGCTGGAAAAGCCTTGAGACAATTGAGAGACAGAAAACTATATCGCAACTCCCACAAAACTTTTGACGAATACTGCAAAGACAGGTTTAGCTATAACCGTTCCCGTTCCTACCAACTTATTGACGCAGCTAGTGTTGTGGACAACCTAGAAGAATGTCCACAAATTGTGGACATTTTGCCAACAGCAGAAGGACAAGTGCGACCATTGACAAAATTAGAAGCAGAGGAACAAGTTAGATGTTGGCAAGAAGCAGTAGAGGCGGCAGGTGGTAAAGTACCATCAGGACGCATTGTTAAAAGTATTGTGGACAAATTACAGGAGCAACCGAATTTACCTAACACCCACTATTTAGGGCAAGTGTGTGAAATTCTCCCTAAAGATGATTTAGAACTCAAGGGCAAAAACGGTTGTTGGGGAATTATTACTCATGTCGGCAATTTTAGCTACACAATTATTACATGGGATGGAGAGTATCTAGTGAAGATGGAAAACCTGAAGCCGTTGGATTATTCTGAGAGTGATAGCCAATATATGCAGCAATTGTGTCAACGTCTTGTCAGATTGCATCGAATGAGGAATATTGATGATGCTGTTATTTGGCTACTAGCTGGTTTAAGTAAACGATATCAACCATGTTTGACACCACTGCAAGAAAAGTTACTAACTATTGCTGAAGAAGAGTGTGGACTGATCTAATGTCATTCCTTCTAATCCCAAAATAATGTAGTGTTTCGTAGTCAAAAGTAGGAATAAGCATCTTTGCTGTGGAGTTTTTTAAAATCAGTTAGTTTCCCACCGATTCTTTTCCCTATTATTTTGATATCAAGTCCTGATCACAAAGAAGCTGTTGATATAGGTAAATAAACTGTAAAAATACTGCCTTCCCCTACGGTCGATTCCACAGAGATATTTCCCTGATGGGCTTCAACAATTTGAAGAGACAAATATAATCCTAGACCATTCCCCCGGCGCTGGTGTTTGCCCTGTCGAAAGCGTTCAAATAAACCTACTTGTTCTGATTCACTGATGCCAATACCTGTATTTTTTACTACAATTGTTACGTATTGATGATGGCGATGAAGCTGAATTTCTACTGAACCGCTATCTGTAAAACGAATAGCGTTGCCAACTAAGTTAATCAGCAATCGGTATAATTCTATCCTATCACCCCTGACTCTTAATAATGATGATTGTTGCCTGTTGAATGTTGTTGTCAGAGTCAAGTTTTTCATCACAGCCAAAGGTTTGAGTTCCTGCACTACCTTTTGGCTTAACTCGCACAAATCTACAGGAAAAAACTCTAACTCTTTATTACCTGCTTCATATTGATAAACATCGAGAATATTTTCAACCATATCCAATAGCGTTTGATTACTTTCGGTAATTTGTTGGAGATATCCCTGCATTTCTGAGAGATTATCCCCAAAAGTTCCTTTCTTCAGCATTTTTAGCATTTGAATTGCTGAAGTTAAAGGAGTGCGTAAATCGTGAGTCATATTAATCACAAAATCTTCGCACCATTGCTGGGTAATTATATCTCGGTGATTGATACTGTGTTTTAGTCGCAAGAGCGAACGCACTTTTGCCAACAATTCTTTTTGTTCTACAGGCTTAATCAAAAAGTCATCAGCACCAGCCTGTAAACCTTGAATGAAAGAGGACTCGTCACAATTGGTAACGAGTAACACAGGTATGAAAGGTAAATGGGAATTCTGCTTGATCTGTCGAGTGATTTCATAGCCATCAATACTTGGAGTGAACGTATCTAATAGGACTAAATCAGGTGGAGATTCGACAATCTTAATTAAGGCTTCACTATCGCTATCTGTTACTGTTACCGTGTATCCTTCTTGCTTGAGAGTAGATTTTAGTACACAAACATTCTTGGTTGAGTCATCTACCAAAAGGATACTTTCTGTTGAACTTGAGTTCCAAGAGAAAGGTGTCATACAAATACCAGTAGATTTATTTAAATCAAGTTGGCTATTTCTTTTCTTTA encodes the following:
- a CDS encoding CopG family transcriptional regulator, with amino-acid sequence MARPGGNPDFGIKYRFDYGRDEPLSEQVKVLMHPQMKQHLKNLADLEKCTVPDLIREAIEQYLVAKQTTKLS
- a CDS encoding AAA family ATPase, with product MIIAFTNQKGGVGKSTAAVHLAYWFSQRQKTLMVDADAQQSSSVWAKSLGLVYQVIQDPEELFEKIPDLAIQYSALVIDAPGSLSETTKAILARCDIALVPCQPSGLDLHSSHKILRFIKHATELRSGYPKAALFLSRATKGTVLEREAREALIATGTHLLKTAIYQKQCIADAPGQGCTVFQMSGKAATEAASDYEALFQEALEVLNVK
- a CDS encoding hybrid sensor histidine kinase/response regulator translates to MTPFSWNSSSTESILLVDDSTKNVCVLKSTLKQEGYTVTVTDSDSEALIKIVESPPDLVLLDTFTPSIDGYEITRQIKQNSHLPFIPVLLVTNCDESSFIQGLQAGADDFLIKPVEQKELLAKVRSLLRLKHSINHRDIITQQWCEDFVINMTHDLRTPLTSAIQMLKMLKKGTFGDNLSEMQGYLQQITESNQTLLDMVENILDVYQYEAGNKELEFFPVDLCELSQKVVQELKPLAVMKNLTLTTTFNRQQSSLLRVRGDRIELYRLLINLVGNAIRFTDSGSVEIQLHRHHQYVTIVVKNTGIGISESEQVGLFERFRQGKHQRRGNGLGLYLSLQIVEAHQGNISVESTVGEGSIFTVYLPISTASL